The following proteins come from a genomic window of Diorhabda carinulata isolate Delta chromosome X, icDioCari1.1, whole genome shotgun sequence:
- the LOC130901338 gene encoding uncharacterized protein LOC130901338: MDNEWRYVPSSENPADFVSRGVQPSEISSYKMWWNGPSFLPHSSQWPLAPNNGITNLPETKLSINLSLGTQICNDFDIISKYSNYKTLLHVTAYLFRFASNCKKSVKLRNLGELTLEEINIAKCTLIKSVQYKNFKPEIDKLKSGKQISHKSKLLHLSPFLDSENILRVGGRLNKSDLFYNQRHQIILPCKDYFTELIVNHEHKRLFHAGTQTVLATIRNEFWPLSGRQAIRRVLRKCVKCFRVQPTGLIQKMGELPSSRVNPSKPFHTVGIDYAGPYLIKDSKLRNKKYIKSYICLFICFSSKATHLELVSDLTADGFLNAFKRFISRRGLCRHIYSDNASTFVKANIYLLKYFKLSQSLVVQEFITDNLITWHFNPPYSPHMGGLWERAVRSTKHHLKRVLNNTYLTYEEFYTLLSQIEGILNSRPLLPLTEDPDDLQPLTPAHFLIGTAIQTIPEPAVPADHKIQLSRYKHITMMIQHFWTRWSKDYLNLLQQRPKWRGTQIDSIQVGSMVLLKEDDTPPMSWKLGRIVKTHPGSDGLVRVVTVKTYSGITKRAINKICVLPIDD; the protein is encoded by the coding sequence ATGGACAATGAATGGAGATATGTGCCTTCTTCGGAAAATCCAGCCGATTTCGTATCAAGGGGAGTACAACCTTCAGAAATTAGCTCATATAAAATGTGGTGGAATGGGCCCTCCTTTTTGCCGCATTCTAGCCAATGGCCTTTAGCTCCAAATAATGGTATTACAAATTTACCAGAAACAAAactttctataaatttatcCTTGGGAACACAGATATGCAATGATTTTGACATAATATCTAAATACTCTAATTACAAAACTTTATTGCATGTGACTGCGTATTTATTTAGGTTTGCATCGAATTGCAAAAAGTCAGTAAAACTCAGAAATTTAGGTGAACTAACTTTGGAAGAAATTAATATCGCTAAATGTACTTTGATAAAATCAGTACAGTACAAGAATTTTAAACCAGAAATAGACAAACTCAAATCAGGAAAACAGATTTCACATAAAAGCAAATTGCTTCATCTTTCACCATTCTTAGATTCCGAAAACATATTGAGAGTTGGTGGCAGGCTGAACAAATCTGATCTATTTTATAACCAAAGGCATCAAATTATCTTACCTTGTAAGGATTATTTCACAGAATTAATTGTTAATCATGAGCACAAAAGGCTTTTTCACGCTGGTACTCAAACAGTACTAGCTACCATTCGAAATGAGTTTTGGCCTCTTTCTGGTCGCCAAGCTATCCGCAGAGTTTTACGAAAATGtgtaaaatgttttcgagtACAGCCTACTGGACTAATTCAAAAAATGGGTGAACTACCTTCATCAAGGGTTAACCCATCAAAGCCATTTCATACGGTAGGTATTGACTATGCTGGCCCATATTTAATAAAGGACAGCAAGCTGCGTAACAAGAAATACATTAAGTCTTATATATGtttgtttatatgtttttcttccaAGGCCACTCACTTAGAACTAGTTAGTGATCTTACCGCTGATGGCTTCCTTAATGCATTCAAAAGATTTATTTCTCGTCGTGGTTTATGTAGGCACATTTATTCAGATAATGCAAGTACCTTTGTAAAGGCtaatatctatttattaaagtattttaaattaaGCCAATCTCTAGTTGTTCAAGAGTTTATAACCGATAACTTGATTACTTGGCATTTCAATCCTCCTTACTCTCCTCATATGGGAGGATTGTGGGAACGTGCAGTTCGCTCTACTAAACACCATTTGAAACGTGTACTTAACAACACTTACCTTACTTATGAAGAATTTTATACTCTTCTATCTCAAATTGAGGGCATCCTAAATTCTCGTCCTCTCCTTCCTCTTACCGAAGATCCTGATGATCTACAGCCTTTGACTCCAGCACACTTCTTAATCGGTACTGCGATTCAAACAATTCCAGAGCCAGCTGTTCCTGCTGACCATAAAATTCAGTTATCTCGATACAAGCACATTACTATGATGATACAGCACTTTTGGACTAGGTGGTCCAAGGACTACTTGAACTTACTCCAGCAGCGACCCAAATGGCGAGGTACTCAAATTGACTCTATCCAAGTGGGATCTATGGTGCTCTTAAAGGAAGATGATACCCCTCCAATGAGTTGGAAATTGGGACGCATAGTAAAGACTCATCCAGGCAGTGATGGACTTGTTAGAGTAGTGACAGTAAAGACTTACAGTGGTATCACTAAACGTGCCATAAATAAGATATGTGTTTTACCTATAGACGATTAA